TCAACAGTGGCGGACATCCGCGCCTCGTTTGATCGCGCCGGGGCCATTGACAACATCAGCTCCATTTCTGGCAAGGATTTGGAGATCACCAAGCGCGGTGACAAGACCGTTGTGGGCTTCAAGTACTCCCGCGAGATTGCGTTGGCTGGCCCAGCCTTCCTTGTCTACCGTTTGCAATACCAGACCGATTAATTAGTGCATCCCAGTCTC
This Acidovorax sp. 106 DNA region includes the following protein-coding sequences:
- a CDS encoding DUF4845 domain-containing protein, which translates into the protein MNLHYTTARARQRGLSFVGVIFIGVLAVAAFAIGGQSVPIFLEYQAIRKATLKASKEGSTVADIRASFDRAGAIDNISSISGKDLEITKRGDKTVVGFKYSREIALAGPAFLVYRLQYQTD